AAATTAAAGTAAACTGGGGGCTCCCCACACTTCCCAAAGGCCTCTGCAAATAAATGGAacaggaaaatgaaaaatgaaaaaaaaaaagatgatttttttttctcttaaatatgacaatattcataatttgataCATTGAATATGTAGAAGGCTCCACATTAGAGTTCCAAAAAACAATGGTTTCAGTTCCATGTGGATTCATTCTCCTTAACTCAAATTACACTAAAATATGAATTGTTTGGTCACTGTCAGTAACATCTTCAAGCAACAAGTGAAGATCAATATCAATGAATAggaatgaataaaagaatggTTTAATGCtggactttttcttttttgccttAGCAAAAACTCCATAGGCGGATATCATCACCTTCATCATAGAAATCATGGATCATTGAGGGTGGATTAAGTGAGGATACATTGAACATCTGATCAATATGCTTGGGAGAATATTGCAGGCAGCTGTCAAAGGAGGAGTACCATGGTTCCATCAGAGAAATAGGCTCGTCGTTTGCAGCAAGAGATTGTATGAGTGACACATaagcatcatcatcaacatcaaCTACTTGATGATCAGATGGTGAGGAGGACATTGATGGGGAAGAAGCTGGTGAAGAGGAGGATGTGGAGGGAGGTGGTGGGGATATCGGTGGGGTGGCGGCACTGGAGACGCCATGACCGACGACAAAACTATTAGCAGCTGCAGCAGCCACTCTTTGTATTGACTTGGGAGACAAAAGGGTGTCAGGGTCAGGGATGTAATGTGAGGATGTGATTGGGAAGTTGAGATTAGCTGAGGAACCTTTGAGGCAAAGAAGTGCAGCATCATAGGCTCTTGCAGCAGCTTCTGGTGTAGAATAAGACCCTAACCAGATTCTTGTTTTTTGATTTGGAGCCCTAATCTCTGACACCCAAGAACCCCAGCTCCTCATTCTTACACCcttatatttcttctttttgcatgctGATGAggatggtggtggtggtgtgGGTGATGTTGATGCCTTCATTTGCTTTGATGGTTGTGGTTGAACTTGAATCTTCTGCAGATCAGTCTTCACCATTGGCAACTAGCAGTCGAGCACTCAACAACAATTTTCAGTTATCAATTAATGCTTTGATGAGCTATGGATCAAATGGTTTCTTGTTCTTTTGAAAGTGACGAAAGATGTTGATATTTATAGATGGTGGGAGAGTGAGAGTTTTTAATGTTGGGAAGATCCGTCGGTCAATCAGTGTTACTCCACATATGAATAAGAAAATGGCTGACAGACAGATATTTTAgactaattaaaaaaagaaagaaagaaatagacaATAGTTTACTGTTCAATGGTAAAACCCCTGTTCCCTATGGCTAAGTATATAATAAATAGTTTGTACCAAACACGtggaaatgaaaatataatgattaagTACACAGCAGAAATGTCAATTTGCAAACCCCAATATTCAACCTCATTGGCTAATTCTTGATTAGAGGAGGAAAGATCAAGGAATTAAGCACAAATAGTTTTGTAGACAATGAACAAATTACAGCTAGAAGAAACGTTTTTTTGCCCCCTTTGAATCATTCAATATTAAATACCATTAATGTAATAAAGTCATTTTCTTAGACTTTCTGcagaaagatttaaaatttaacagcCAGGAAATGATGGAACATGAATGCAACATGCTATGATTCGATAGCTGTTAGAAGTGAATGACTCAAGTTAAATGGCTGTTTTTAGAGTTAGATTGACTTGCTAAGCAAGTCAGTCCCCACCCCAGTTGATACccagaaaataaagaataagaaaagaaaccAGGAAAGGGGTAAACCAGAAACTTTTCCACCagggttttcattaaaatacatTATGTTTTACTGTACTTTTCTTTATAGCTGATAtaataaattgtagaaatattggtttttctttttcctttttatgggaaaaaacccttttgattatttaagataataataaaggagtgtgtgtgagagagagagagagagaaacatAGGATTCTTTATAGGCAACTTCCAGGATCTGCTAGGCATTAGTTTTAATGGGTGGGGTGTGAGACGCGCAGTCTAAATCCTAGTGCTTAACTAAGCCATTCATTACCCCAATGTAGAAAAAACAAAACCAGCTGTTGCTGCTCTGTCTTGCAGCTCTGAAACCGCGTCTCTTGGCCCTCATGCCTTCTCAAAAACCATCTTTTTCACTCTATTTACTGATTAATAAATTAGAAGCCCTTATGACACACATCTCTCAACTGTTTCAACTTTCATGGTGTTTTTATGCTTGGCTGCTTTATGCCTACATGTCTTGACTTTCTTTCTTCCCAAGTTTCTCACTCCTGCTTACCTCGAGGGGATTCTCTTTATGGTACGGCAAACAAAACCAAAACTAATATCCCTGGACCAAAATACGAATAAACTTGGTTAGTTTTCACACTTGGGGATGTTCGAATGGGATGAACCAATTTTTCAAACTTTCCAGCACACGGTTGTTGCCCTTGTCAGGCAAATTGGCAATGATACGCCTGGCAAAACGTGCCcaacatttttgcaaaaaaggctacatacatacatacatacatacatacatacatacatacatacatac
This sequence is a window from Gossypium raimondii isolate GPD5lz chromosome 5, ASM2569854v1, whole genome shotgun sequence. Protein-coding genes within it:
- the LOC105771101 gene encoding ethylene-responsive transcription factor ERF014 — encoded protein: MVKTDLQKIQVQPQPSKQMKASTSPTPPPPSSSACKKKKYKGVRMRSWGSWVSEIRAPNQKTRIWLGSYSTPEAAARAYDAALLCLKGSSANLNFPITSSHYIPDPDTLLSPKSIQRVAAAAANSFVVGHGVSSAATPPISPPPPSTSSSSPASSPSMSSSPSDHQVVDVDDDAYVSLIQSLAANDEPISLMEPWYSSFDSCLQYSPKHIDQMFNVSSLNPPSMIHDFYDEGDDIRLWSFC